The Microbacterium sp. SORGH_AS_0862 genome has a segment encoding these proteins:
- a CDS encoding intradiol ring-cleavage dioxygenase, whose translation MVRIPDAEQTPRGPAFEGRLLDRPDEEVVDQGAPFDVRTLITRRGILGLVGVGLGTAALAACAPMSSAGTTSTATPTSSASAAPGSASGTLPSGEISDETAGPYPGDGSNGPDVLEQSGIVRSDLRTSIGSSTAVEGVPLTFTLRVTDMANGDAPFAGVAVYAWHCDALGRYSMYSEGVENETWLRGVQVSDANGQVTFTSVVPGCYTGRWPHIHFEVYPSADGITDSGNAIATSQLALPEAPLTDVYALSAYDGSARNLSQVTLSSDNIFGDDGGALQVATVTGDTTSGYTAALAVRVDTTTTPSAGQAPGGRR comes from the coding sequence GTGGTACGCATCCCCGATGCCGAGCAGACCCCGCGAGGACCCGCCTTCGAGGGCCGCCTGTTGGACCGACCGGATGAGGAGGTCGTCGATCAGGGCGCCCCGTTCGATGTCCGCACCCTGATCACTCGTCGCGGCATCCTCGGGCTCGTGGGCGTGGGGTTGGGAACCGCGGCGCTCGCCGCCTGCGCACCCATGAGCTCCGCGGGCACGACGTCGACCGCCACACCGACGTCCTCGGCATCCGCCGCCCCCGGATCGGCGTCGGGGACGCTGCCGTCGGGAGAGATCTCCGACGAGACGGCCGGCCCCTATCCCGGCGACGGGTCCAACGGGCCCGACGTGCTCGAGCAGAGCGGGATCGTGCGCAGCGACCTGCGGACGAGCATCGGCTCCTCGACCGCGGTGGAGGGAGTGCCCCTGACCTTCACGCTGCGTGTGACCGACATGGCGAACGGCGACGCGCCCTTCGCCGGTGTCGCCGTCTACGCGTGGCACTGCGACGCGCTGGGCCGGTACTCCATGTACTCGGAGGGCGTCGAGAACGAGACGTGGCTGCGGGGCGTCCAGGTGTCCGACGCGAACGGCCAGGTGACCTTCACCTCCGTCGTGCCGGGCTGCTACACCGGCCGCTGGCCCCACATCCACTTCGAGGTCTATCCGAGCGCCGACGGCATCACGGATTCCGGCAACGCGATCGCCACGTCGCAACTCGCTCTGCCGGAAGCGCCACTGACGGACGTGTACGCCCTCAGCGCCTACGACGGCTCGGCGCGCAATCTCTCCCAGGTGACACTGTCCAGCGACAACATCTTCGGCGACGACGGCGGCGCCCTCCAGGTCGCCACCGTCACCGGGGACACGACGAGCGGCTACACCGCCGCCCTCGCCGTCCGCGTCGATACGACGACGACGCCGTCCGCGGGTCAGGCACCCGGCGGACGGCGTTGA
- a CDS encoding ATP-dependent helicase, producing the protein MSDVLGQFSSATQDWFRGAFAAPTDAQAGAWRAISQGRHALVVAPTGSGKTLSAFLWAIDSVFRERTASPTPAKDEPRTRILYISPLKALGVDVERNLRSPLVGIGQSARRLGLTAPDVRVGVRSGDTTSSDRRKLVSDPPDILITTPESLYLMLTSQASETLRGVHTVIIDEVHAVAATKRGAHLAVSLERLDALLGTPAQRIGLSATVRPIDEVARFLGGAAPVDIVAPRATKAFDMTVVVPVDDMLHPPPPPGQQAEAEGEDWFASDGGESTEVTGSLWPHVEEAIVDRILQHRSTIVFSNSRRLAERLTGRLNEIYSERLGLDLPDPAVPAAMMAQAGATAGAEPVLAKAHHGSVSKEQRAIVEDELKSGVLRCVVATSSLELGIDMGAVDLVIQVEAPPSAASGLQRIGRAGHQVGEVSRAALFPKHRGDVLHTAIVTERMLAGRIESIRVPQNPLDILAQQTVAAAARGAIEVEDWFETVRRSAPFRTLPRSAYEATLDLLAGRYPSDEFAELRPRLVWDRDHGTLTGRPGAQRIAVTSGGTIPDRGLFGVFVAGESQNARVGELDEEMVYESRVNDVFTLGTTSWRIVEITHDRVNVVPAFGQPGKVPFWHGDGLGRPAELGEALGAFSREVSAAEPARARERLTEAGLDAFAQDNLLAYLAEQREATGSVPTDRSLTVERGRDEVGDWRVILHSPYGMQVHAPWALAVNARIRERLGVEGSAVASDDGIIARVPDAEAEPPGAELFVFDPDELEQIVTDEVGGSALFASRFRECAARALLMPRTNPNRRSPLWQQRQRSAQLLEVARRHPTFPIILETLREVLQDVYDLPALTGIARKIADRRIRLVETTTSQPSPFARDLLFGYVGAFMYEGDSPLAERRAAALSVDPALLGELLGKIEMRELLDPDVIAQFEREAQRLDDERKAHGVEGVADLLRLLGPLAVDELALRLTDGEEAAQYAAQLVDGRRAIRVGIAGAERIAAIEDAGRLRDALGAALPVGLPVAFLEPVADPLGDLVARHARTHGPFTADQVAERFGVGVAVARHTLQRLESSGRVTSGFFLPESAARRSDDTEWCDSEVLRRLRMRSLAAIRGSVEPVSPDAFARFLPVWQHVTRPLEGIDGTLAVIEQLAGVPIPASAWESLILPSRVRDYTPSMLDELTASGEVVWAGHGALPGRDGWVSLHPADAASLTLAIPEDEVAADSLDARILEVLGAGGAYFAAQVRELAQAENEQSVVDALWRLAWTGRVTNDTFAPVRGLLSGGSQAHRVARRAPRARMFRGTSMPRPTAPARPASVGGRWSLLPTPESDPTLRHTAAASLLLDRYGVVTRGSVQNEGLPGGFAQAYRVLAQFEQAGHCRRGYLIEKLGAAQFAASSTIDRLREFAAVGDPPPRNGVTLAATDPANPYGAALGWPAREGVKHRPGRKAGALVVLVDGDLVLYLERGGKTALSFTEDEDALASAAAALAQTARAGRLETLTIEQVDGAFVFGTVLGRLLRDAGFVESTRGLTLRRLTAGDAARAERSTRA; encoded by the coding sequence GTGAGTGATGTGCTCGGCCAGTTCTCGTCTGCCACGCAGGACTGGTTCCGGGGCGCCTTCGCCGCTCCGACCGATGCGCAGGCCGGGGCCTGGCGCGCGATCTCGCAGGGACGCCACGCGCTCGTGGTCGCTCCCACCGGCTCGGGAAAGACCCTGTCGGCGTTCCTCTGGGCGATCGACAGTGTGTTCCGCGAGCGGACGGCCTCCCCGACCCCCGCGAAGGATGAGCCGCGCACCCGCATCCTCTACATCTCCCCGTTGAAGGCGCTCGGCGTCGACGTGGAGCGCAACCTCCGCTCGCCGCTCGTGGGAATCGGGCAGTCCGCCCGGCGCCTGGGTCTGACCGCGCCGGATGTGCGGGTCGGCGTGCGCTCCGGAGACACCACGTCCTCCGATCGGCGCAAGCTCGTGAGCGATCCGCCCGACATCCTCATCACGACCCCGGAGTCGCTCTACCTGATGCTCACGAGCCAGGCGTCCGAGACCCTGCGCGGCGTGCACACCGTCATCATCGACGAGGTGCACGCGGTGGCTGCCACCAAGCGCGGAGCGCACCTGGCCGTCAGTCTCGAACGCCTCGATGCGCTGCTGGGGACTCCGGCGCAGCGCATCGGGCTGTCCGCGACCGTCCGCCCGATCGACGAGGTCGCACGATTCCTCGGAGGTGCGGCGCCCGTCGACATCGTCGCCCCCCGCGCCACGAAGGCCTTCGACATGACGGTCGTCGTGCCGGTCGACGACATGCTGCATCCGCCGCCACCTCCCGGGCAGCAGGCGGAAGCCGAGGGCGAGGATTGGTTCGCCTCGGATGGCGGCGAGAGCACCGAGGTCACGGGATCACTGTGGCCGCACGTCGAGGAGGCGATCGTCGACCGCATCCTCCAGCACCGCTCGACGATCGTCTTCTCGAACTCCCGCCGGCTCGCCGAGCGCCTCACCGGCCGTTTGAACGAGATCTACAGCGAACGGCTGGGGCTCGACCTGCCCGACCCCGCCGTGCCGGCGGCCATGATGGCGCAGGCGGGGGCCACCGCCGGTGCCGAACCGGTGCTCGCCAAGGCGCATCACGGCTCGGTCTCCAAGGAGCAGCGCGCCATCGTCGAGGACGAGCTGAAGTCGGGCGTGCTCCGCTGCGTCGTGGCCACGAGCAGCCTGGAGCTCGGCATCGATATGGGAGCGGTCGATCTGGTGATCCAGGTCGAGGCGCCTCCGTCGGCCGCATCGGGACTGCAGCGCATCGGTCGCGCCGGTCACCAGGTGGGCGAGGTGAGCCGCGCGGCGCTGTTCCCGAAGCACCGCGGCGACGTGCTGCACACCGCGATCGTCACCGAGCGGATGCTGGCGGGTCGGATCGAGTCGATCCGCGTGCCGCAGAACCCGCTCGACATCCTCGCCCAGCAGACCGTCGCAGCCGCCGCACGGGGCGCGATCGAGGTCGAGGACTGGTTCGAGACCGTGCGGCGCAGTGCGCCCTTCCGCACGCTGCCCCGCTCCGCCTACGAGGCGACGCTCGATCTCCTGGCGGGCCGGTACCCGTCCGACGAGTTCGCGGAGCTTCGGCCGCGGCTCGTGTGGGACCGCGATCACGGCACGCTCACGGGCCGTCCGGGAGCGCAGCGGATCGCGGTGACCAGCGGCGGCACGATCCCCGACCGTGGCCTGTTCGGCGTGTTCGTCGCGGGCGAGAGCCAGAACGCCCGCGTCGGAGAGCTCGACGAGGAGATGGTCTACGAGTCGCGGGTGAACGACGTGTTCACGCTCGGCACGACCAGCTGGCGCATCGTCGAGATCACGCACGACCGTGTCAATGTGGTGCCCGCATTCGGCCAGCCCGGCAAGGTCCCGTTCTGGCACGGCGACGGGCTCGGCAGACCGGCAGAGCTCGGCGAAGCACTCGGCGCCTTCTCCCGCGAGGTCTCGGCCGCCGAGCCCGCTCGCGCCCGGGAACGCCTGACCGAGGCCGGACTGGACGCCTTCGCGCAGGACAACCTGCTCGCCTACCTCGCCGAGCAGCGCGAGGCCACAGGTTCGGTCCCGACCGATCGCTCGCTCACCGTGGAGCGCGGGCGCGACGAGGTCGGCGACTGGCGCGTCATCCTCCATTCCCCCTACGGCATGCAGGTCCACGCGCCGTGGGCGCTGGCGGTGAACGCCCGCATCCGGGAGCGATTGGGGGTCGAAGGCTCCGCCGTGGCCAGCGACGACGGGATCATCGCCCGCGTTCCGGATGCCGAGGCGGAACCGCCGGGCGCCGAACTGTTCGTGTTCGACCCCGACGAGCTCGAGCAGATCGTCACCGACGAGGTCGGGGGCTCCGCCCTCTTCGCGTCGCGATTCCGCGAGTGCGCCGCCCGCGCCCTCCTCATGCCGCGCACGAACCCCAACCGTCGAAGCCCCCTCTGGCAGCAGCGGCAGCGTTCGGCGCAGCTGCTCGAAGTCGCGCGCCGTCACCCCACCTTCCCGATCATCCTCGAGACCCTGCGCGAGGTGCTGCAGGACGTCTACGACCTTCCGGCGCTGACCGGGATCGCCCGCAAGATCGCGGATCGCCGCATCCGCCTGGTCGAGACGACGACCTCGCAGCCCTCTCCGTTCGCGCGCGACCTGCTGTTCGGCTACGTCGGCGCGTTCATGTACGAGGGCGACTCGCCGCTGGCCGAGCGCCGTGCCGCCGCGCTCTCGGTCGACCCGGCGCTGCTGGGCGAGCTGCTCGGCAAGATCGAGATGCGCGAACTGCTCGATCCCGACGTCATCGCGCAGTTCGAACGGGAGGCGCAGCGACTCGACGACGAGCGCAAAGCCCACGGCGTGGAGGGCGTCGCCGATCTCCTGCGCCTGCTCGGTCCTCTCGCCGTCGACGAGCTGGCGCTGCGCCTGACCGACGGCGAGGAGGCGGCGCAGTACGCCGCGCAGCTGGTCGATGGCCGCCGGGCGATCCGGGTGGGCATCGCCGGAGCGGAACGTATCGCCGCGATCGAGGATGCGGGGCGGTTGCGCGACGCGCTCGGCGCCGCGCTCCCGGTGGGGCTGCCCGTGGCGTTCCTCGAGCCGGTGGCCGACCCGCTCGGCGACCTCGTGGCCCGGCATGCCCGCACGCACGGTCCGTTCACCGCGGATCAGGTCGCCGAGCGATTCGGCGTCGGGGTGGCTGTCGCGCGGCACACGCTTCAGCGCCTGGAGTCATCGGGGCGGGTGACGAGCGGCTTCTTCCTGCCCGAGTCCGCCGCGCGCCGCAGCGACGACACCGAGTGGTGCGACAGCGAGGTGCTCCGACGATTGCGGATGCGGTCTCTGGCCGCCATCCGAGGCAGCGTCGAGCCAGTCTCCCCCGACGCCTTCGCCCGTTTCCTCCCGGTGTGGCAGCACGTGACCCGGCCCCTGGAGGGGATCGACGGCACGCTCGCCGTCATCGAGCAACTCGCCGGCGTGCCGATCCCCGCGAGCGCCTGGGAGTCCCTCATCCTGCCCTCGCGGGTCAGGGACTACACCCCGTCGATGCTCGACGAGCTGACGGCGTCGGGCGAGGTCGTCTGGGCCGGACACGGCGCGCTTCCCGGCCGCGACGGGTGGGTGTCGCTGCATCCCGCAGACGCCGCATCCCTCACCCTGGCCATCCCTGAGGACGAGGTCGCGGCGGATTCGCTCGACGCCCGCATCCTCGAGGTTCTCGGCGCCGGCGGCGCGTACTTCGCCGCGCAGGTGCGAGAGCTCGCGCAGGCGGAGAACGAGCAGTCCGTCGTCGACGCGCTCTGGCGACTGGCGTGGACGGGCCGGGTGACCAACGACACCTTCGCTCCCGTGCGCGGGCTGCTGTCCGGCGGCTCGCAGGCGCATCGGGTGGCCCGGCGGGCGCCGCGCGCGCGGATGTTCCGCGGCACGAGCATGCCGCGCCCGACGGCTCCGGCGCGGCCCGCGTCCGTCGGCGGGCGGTGGTCGCTGCTTCCGACGCCCGAGAGCGACCCGACGCTGCGCCACACCGCCGCGGCATCGCTGCTGCTGGATCGCTACGGCGTGGTGACCCGCGGCTCCGTGCAGAACGAGGGCCTGCCAGGAGGTTTCGCCCAGGCGTACCGCGTGCTCGCCCAGTTCGAGCAGGCCGGGCACTGCCGACGTGGGTACCTCATCGAGAAGCTGGGCGCGGCGCAGTTCGCCGCGTCGTCGACGATCGACCGGCTCCGCGAGTTCGCCGCGGTGGGAGACCCGCCGCCTCGCAACGGCGTCACTCTCGCGGCGACCGATCCCGCCAACCCCTACGGTGCAGCGCTCGGCTGGC